From the genome of Danio aesculapii chromosome 16, fDanAes4.1, whole genome shotgun sequence, one region includes:
- the mrpl13 gene encoding 39S ribosomal protein L13, mitochondrial codes for MSSFSRSAQQWATFARSWFLIDARMQPPGKIASMCAVRLQGKHKPIYHPLSDIGDHVVVMNTKHIAFSGNKWEQKVYSSHTGHPGSFKQVTAAQLHRKDSTAIIKLAVYGMLPRNLTRRTMMQRLHLFPDDVLPEDILKNLTEELPQPREIPRKLSEYTQEERDAFPRLWTPPDDYRMK; via the exons ATGTCTAGTTTTTCAAGATCAGCCCAG CAATGGGCAACCTTTGCCAGATCGTGGTTTCTGATTGATGCTCGGATGCAGCCTCCAGGAAAGATCGCCTCTATGTGTGCAGTGCGGCTTCAGGGCAAACATAAACCCATTTACCATCCACTGA GTGATATTGGCGATCATGTGGTGGTTATGAACACCAAGCACATCGCCTTCTCCGGAAATAAATGGGAGCAGAAAGTGTATTCGTCTCACACTGG CCACCCTGGATCATTCAAACAAGTCACCGCAGCTCAATTACACAGAAAAGATTCAACAGCT ATAATTAAACTTGCTGTTTATGGGATGCTTCCCAGAAACCTCACCAGAAGGACCATGATGCAACGGCTTCACCTCTTCCCAGATGAT GTCCTTCctgaggatattttgaagaacctTACCGAAGAGCTTCCACAGCCCAGAGAGATTCCTCGTAAACTCAGTGAATACACACAGGAGGAGCGGGACGCTTTCCCCAGGCTGTGGACGCC